The Ralstonia sp. RRA DNA segment CGACGCGGGAACGCTAGACTATGTAAGACACATAACAACTATAGAATTTCTAGCGCAAAAGCGGCGCGAACAAGACATAGCGGGGGCTGTGGGAAAAGCTGGATTGCGTGCGGGATTAGTACCAGAATTTAAAGAATGCGACGGAGCCTACATAACATATAAAAACGGGTGCTATACAGTTGTAGGAGTGCTAGCCATCACGAACGCGCGGGGTGCCATCGTTGATAAGCTACGCAGGCTAAAAGCCCAAAAACTTAAGATTGATTTAGCTGGTGAGCCCCGCATCATAGCTACTGTCCGGCGCAGAGAAGTCGTGTGATTCAGACCCGCTGTTGATTAAGAAGCCCGCCCTTGGCGGGCTTCTGCTATTTAGGCCTCGGAACCGATGCGGCGAACGGGCCACTTGAAGCCGAAGCGCCGGATAACTACGGTGGGTATGTCCATCTCTAAACCGTCGTGGTAGTCCGCTATCGCGGCGGCTACTTCTTCTTTAGTGTACTGTTGATAATCGGGTTCTTCAATATCGGCAGACGAGGGGGCCGGTGAAGGGTCAAACTTAGGGCTGGCCGGGGTATCAGGAACGACAGGGATAGACTTAACTGGTAACGCTATGCCGAACTTCTTGTATGCCTCTGCGGGAATAGTTACGGTGCCAGTCTTTTCAAAGTCAGCGACTTCATCTAAGCAGTCTTGCCGGGTGTATACGTCTGTTTCATTAGCCCACATATCTTTGTTTTCGTCCATAGCCTTTTGACCGGCTTTCTTGTCGCGCTGTACGTGATAGTCAGGGTCTTGGCGATTTGTGGGGAAATTCAGCGGAGAATGAGTACCATCCGGACGTACTACGTTAGTACCCTCAACGCGGGGCGTTAAAAGCGTGTACTCTTGCACTTGGTCGTGGCCTATCTGCCCGTGTTTAAGCACATATCCAAGCTCCACAAGGCCCGGGCCAGTACCACTCTTTTGTTTAGCGTGGTTAGCGTTGGAAATCAAGCGCGATACTAAAACATTGTCGGGCTTACCTTTGCTGAAGAAGCCGCACATCTCGGCTATGCGTTCTTGCGAAAGACGTACATAACCGCTAGTTTTGGCGTGTAATGCGAGAATTAGAAACACTTTAAGTTGACGCGGGCCAATGGCACTGTCAATCATAGTCAAGGGTGATACGCGAGCGAACGTAGAAAGTCCGTCAATCTTACGGATGTAGTCCTCTTTTTCTTTAGTGGACTTTGTAGCGAGCTTGGACATTGGTAGTCTCCAGTAGTTAGGGGGTGTCGGTTGTATTACCGATACAAACGTATAGCCAGCGGTTTTATACGTTTTGGAAAAAAGAAAACCCCCGCTGTCGGGAGCAACAGCGGGGGTATCACCCTCGAACTACTGTGTAGAGCTACCACCCTCTACACTATGTGTAGGTAACAGTTTTATACGCGTAAAAAAGCCCGCTTGACGCGGGCTAGGGCTGCGGCCTGAACGGCCTTGCCCCCCTTTGCATGTCGCGAAGCGACCGGCGGGCTATGCCCGCCTTCTGTTAGGTTTGCGCTAGCAAACCGTATGACAGACGGCCGCAGGTCGTCTGTTGTTTCTGTTCTCTGTGTTAGTCTGTATTGTGAGTACAACCGAAAGGGGCAAATAGTACAACCGGAGGGGCTGAATAATACAACCGCTCAATCCCACGAACTACCGCCAAAGCTGTCAGACGAGCTGCTAAAGCTATCCTGCTGAAAAGTGTCAGCGCCAAATTCGGGGCTGTCAGGCGGCGTTATGTGCATCGGTACACCGTCGTACAAATCCCTCGACATTCCGAACAAAAAGGATAGCAGGTAGTCCCACATTTTATTCCTTTGGATTGATTAGAAAGTCAGCAACGGTCTTGCCAGTCATCAAGTGAGCTTCCAACCATTTCGGGGTTTGGCCACGGCCAGACCAGGAATTTTCACCATCGCTGTACTTGGCAGGTACTTTAGTACCCCGTGTACTAGACGGCTTCTGCTTAGCCAACTCCTCGGGTGTGGCGTCTTTCATATCAGCAGAATGCATCAAAGGCGCTAAGACCTCGTCAAGCGTAAAGCCAGCGTCTTTAATCTGCTTGCGAATGTCAGCGCGCAGGGCTACAAGCTTCTGTTTACGTCCATCTTTTATCAGAGCTTCCGCGTCCCGCGTAAGCTGCATAAGCTGGTCATAACTAAGACTTTTAAGGTCAATGCTCATTTTCATCACTCCAGAGGTATCTGCGTAACGGCTCGACCGTTGCGCCAAGTTATCGACGCAAACATAGTAGCAGTGTTTACAACGATAGACGAGATAGCTCGCAAAATTCTTTCGTGAAGTGCGGCGCGGTAGTCGATGTGTTCGTCGCCTGTCAGTTTGTCTAAAGTCTCCTGCAAAGTACCGTCAACGGGGTTACCCGCGTTCATATCCATCAACGCCAGCAAGTCTTTAGTAACGCGCTCTAGGTGCTGTTTGCGTTCGTTAATAGACTGCTCGCGCTGGCGGATACGTAGCAGCAGGGCGGGGGAATCCTTGCGGTCTGTAAGTCCTTCCAGCATATCGAGCAAGTTAGCTAGTTTCGCTTGTTCTTCACGTAGTACTGTCTCTGCGGACGTTACTTCATCCCTTGCCCACGTCGTAAAGTCATCATCAGCCACCGCCTCGGCGTCAGTCTCTAGAATACCCCGCAACAAAGCCGGGTGTAGCTTTAGGGCGGAAATGGATTTGCAGTTAGTTACCCCTCTTATTCTGTCCGTGCACTGGTACTGGACGTACCCGGGCTGTGCGCTAGACCCTTTATATTTGCGCGACAAAGACGAGCCGCAAGCGCACTTAATAACACCTTGAAAGACGTTCAAATACCGATTGTCACGGCGGCGCGGCAAGTCGGCACGGTTAGCCCGTGCTGCCGTGGCTAAGTTAAATAAAGTTTCATCTACGACGGCAGGGTAATAGTCCGGCCAGGGTTCGCCGATAGGAAGGCGTACGCCTTCTGTCTTTTTGTGCGGCTGGTGCTCACCAATCACTGCCCTATTTCGGGCTATGCGGGATACTAGGGTAGCGTGCCAAGAGTCGCCTAAGCCCGGTACAGGCCACTTTTCAGCGTTTGCGCGGCGGGCTATTGCCACGTTGCCGAAACCCCCGGCCATCAGCTCGATTACCCGGCGTACAGATTCGGCTTTTTCAGGGATAGGCTCGAAACCGGAGCGGTCGGGCTTGACGCGTAACCAGCGGGGGCATTCTGCGGTTAATACTGGCGGACGCTGTACGCGCTTCTCTTGCCAGAAATCAGAGAGCATTTGCGACTTTCGCTTACTCTCTTCGTGAGCGCGGGACATAACGACGATAGCATTAAGCATTACGCCTAAGTCGCTTGCGTTACTCTTGTCTATAACGCTTTCGTCAGTAAGCGTAATGATAGATACCCCGCCATCCACGATAGTGCGAATAACATCAATAGCTTTCATCGGGTCAGCACGGCTAAGGCGGTCTAGCTGCTCTACTAGTAAGAAAGACCCTGGCGGGACTTTACCCGCCTCTACGGCGGCTAGGAATAGGCCCAGCGCGCCCTTCGTCACGTTTGAGCGGTCGTATGCACTGACACCTAAGTCTCTGTACGTCAGACTCTCGTCTAGCTGTAGCCCCTTCCGGGCTGCGTACTCCGCAGCTTTAGCATTTTGACGGCGGAGGCTGTCGCCGTCGGCTTGGCGGGCTGTAGAGAAGCGGATGTACGAGTACGCCAGGGGCGCCGGGGTGGTGCGGGGGGTGTCAGGCATAGTCAGTAATTATGAGTGGACTAGCGTGAACGACGGCAGCCCGTTGGCCAGATGCACCTCCACGGACACCGCTGGCGCATCGATGCCGGAAAGCGCGCGTGAACGCAGGACGGCGAGGCTCATCGCGGCGTTCTCCGATTGACATGACGAACGGAACAGAGAGCAGGGCAGGGATGCATGGCGTGTCAGTGCGCGGCGTAAGAGGAACCTGCCACTGTGCCAGTCACGTGATGCCGCCCACTCGGCTTGCATTCAAATTTGACGCGCAGTCTGAATGCAAAAAAAACCGGAGCACGTGGCTCCGGTGTTGTTGTCGGCAGATCCGATCAGGGGAACGCAGGCATCGCCGAATCTTCACCGCTGAAGCGGCCTTCAGGATGCGTGTTCTGCAGTAGGGCGCGCACTTCCGGCACGCGCGAGCGCGGTACGTCCACCATCAACAGAATCTGCCCATCCTCCACCGCCTGCTTGAACGGTTTGAGGCGGCTGTTCGGCACGGAACTGCCGATCATGCTGGAGGCCCACGCGCCAAACAGCGCGCCGACCACGGTTGTGATGCCGACCATCCCCCACTGCGGACCTTCGCCGATGATTGGGAACAGTGCGGCCACGATACCTGCGGCCACGCCCGCACCACCGCCGATCACCAGCCCGTTCTGGGTGGCATGGACGATGTCGGAGGTCTGGAGCAGGTTGGCCTCGTGCAGGCCGGTGAGGTCGGCGCCTTCCTTGGCGACGAAGTGGATGTGGCGCTCGGTGATGCGCGCCAGCAGGAGGTCATTCATGACACGCCGGGCGCTGGCGACGTCCGGCAAGAGAAAGTAGAGACGATGCTGCATGATCTTCTCCTCAAGCGCTGCTGCGCGTGCGTCTTAAGGACGTTCTAGATCAGTTCATCAGCCGCAACAAGGCGACGCATCGAACTTTTCGCTGTGCGTCGCAGCACGGGTGCCGCGGCGGGCACAGCGAGGGGCGATACCTGCACCCGGCGTGATGCCGGGCGCTTGCGCGTTACTGGCCAGTGCTTGCTGGGGCAGCAGTCTTGAGCTGCGCTTCGAGCGCGGCCACGCGCGTCTCCAGCTCTTCCAGGCGGGCGCGGGTACGGGCCAGCACCTGCGACTGCACATCAAATTCCTCACGCGTGACCAGATCAAGCTTGGAGAAGCCCTGGGTCATCATCGCGCGCACGTTCTTCTCGATGTCGGCGGCCGGCGAGTTGCGCAGTGCCTCGGTGACGCGGTTCTGAAAGTCGGTAAAGAGATCGGTGGGTTTCATTGAGGTTCTCCGAGGGTCGTGCTGCCCGCGCCAAGCCGGTGCATGCACCGCTTTTGTGCGCGTGGATTGCCGTGCCATGGTGCGCAGAGCGGCACAAGGCGCGTGGTTTCAGTGCCGAAGGCGTGGATGCTACCCGTTGAGCGCCTCCAACTCCACAAATCCCGGCAAGTCTCGCTGCGATGCGGCATTGCAGGCGTCATCCAAACGGGGACAGATCAGCATCCGAAACCTGGAAATCTGGGGCGACGCTAAGCAGCACGGCGCTGAAATCACTCTATCACATGGCTTTTATCGCGCCATGACGGTCTGAGGCCGCATTGGTCGGAGCCGCCTGCTGCAAGCGTTGGTGGGTGGCGCAAATCACGCTGGCGGATCCGTCCCCAATTCCCTTGGTGCAAGTCCTGAGTCGGGCTAGGCATCGCCGTCGAAGATTCGCTCTAACTTCACTACATCGACATGGCATGACAGTTGCAGAACTGGTGCGACTTTTTTTCACGTTTCAACGTTCCGTTGTTGCGACTTTCTAAAAGGGGGAGAGCCGTTATGAAGAAATTTGCGTACGCAGCCAGTGTGGTGTTGTTGACCGGTGCCGCCGCCGGTATGACTCAAAGCGCCATCGCCCAGACTGCGCCCGCCGCGCCGGCGGCCGATGCACCTGCCGCAGCACCCGCTCCGGCACCTGCACTGACTGCCAACGTCACGCTGGCCAGCCAATACCGCTATCGCGGCATCATGCAGACCAACAACAAGCCCGCCATCCAGGGCGGGGTTGACTACGCCATTCCGGGTGGCGTGCTGCCTGAAGGCTTCTACGTCGGCAACTGGAACTCGTCGATCAGCTGGCTGAGCGAT contains these protein-coding regions:
- a CDS encoding accessory factor UbiK family protein, coding for MKPTDLFTDFQNRVTEALRNSPAADIEKNVRAMMTQGFSKLDLVTREEFDVQSQVLARTRARLEELETRVAALEAQLKTAAPASTGQ
- a CDS encoding H-NS histone family protein; the encoded protein is MSIDLKSLSYDQLMQLTRDAEALIKDGRKQKLVALRADIRKQIKDAGFTLDEVLAPLMHSADMKDATPEELAKQKPSSTRGTKVPAKYSDGENSWSGRGQTPKWLEAHLMTGKTVADFLINPKE
- a CDS encoding recombinase family protein, with amino-acid sequence MPDTPRTTPAPLAYSYIRFSTARQADGDSLRRQNAKAAEYAARKGLQLDESLTYRDLGVSAYDRSNVTKGALGLFLAAVEAGKVPPGSFLLVEQLDRLSRADPMKAIDVIRTIVDGGVSIITLTDESVIDKSNASDLGVMLNAIVVMSRAHEESKRKSQMLSDFWQEKRVQRPPVLTAECPRWLRVKPDRSGFEPIPEKAESVRRVIELMAGGFGNVAIARRANAEKWPVPGLGDSWHATLVSRIARNRAVIGEHQPHKKTEGVRLPIGEPWPDYYPAVVDETLFNLATAARANRADLPRRRDNRYLNVFQGVIKCACGSSLSRKYKGSSAQPGYVQYQCTDRIRGVTNCKSISALKLHPALLRGILETDAEAVADDDFTTWARDEVTSAETVLREEQAKLANLLDMLEGLTDRKDSPALLLRIRQREQSINERKQHLERVTKDLLALMDMNAGNPVDGTLQETLDKLTGDEHIDYRAALHERILRAISSIVVNTATMFASITWRNGRAVTQIPLE